From Anastrepha obliqua isolate idAnaObli1 chromosome 3, idAnaObli1_1.0, whole genome shotgun sequence:
TTAGCTCTACCTTTACATATCTCTGGTACAAATAAAGTATCAAAAGcttcattttatataaattcgACCGAGAATtgttactccagcagcattcctgaAGTTTATGAATAATGTTTTTATAACAACAAATTTACCTTAATATTAACAGAGAAATTATTTCCTTGAAGGAATAAGCctttcacataatttttaatatcgaacatatttagataattttataaaaattcacgtAGGAAATAAATTCCGCGATTAATTATGTAATTCAACATTCTCAAGTTTCGTATGTTACGTTTATCATATACTATTCAATGCAATAACCTCATCCGTAACGCGAGTTATTAAAGCATCAAGATCACTATGTTTCAATGAACCCCACAGCTTCATTAATGTGTTCTCGGCGTTGGCTACTGGATTacctgaaaaatataaaaatgtcaagCATATGCAAAGGTAATAAATTGCCATATAGTTACCGTTTGTCGAATGTGGAACTAATGTGAGAAAGATAACTAACTCCTCAGCGATTGGACTATATGTATCACAGATGGTGTGTAAAGCACGCGCTGCCTCCGCGGGTAtctataacaaataaaataacaacgatttttaattttataaacagtattaatatacttatatgtacgtgtatatggTATATGTAACTTACCTCGTTCAAATTAACAATGAGTGCAACGCGACCccgcttgattttttttttgaattcctCAATAGCATACCCGTAGTCTGCGATAGCACTCGGCGATGTAAAGTCATTTTTACTCATCTCGACTAATTGAAACTTTtcacctttaaaaatattttattagttttattttgttgtaaataatttacttaaatagcAATAGAAACATACCGAAACAGTGAGACGCCTGTGCAGCAATATCTCTTACGAGATTTTGCGTTGCTTTGCCACCTTGATGTAGAAAAAGATACACAGCAGGCTTTTTTGAGCGTCCGTTTATAATATGCTCTATACTTATGGAAATAGTACGCCATAATTTATCGCCCTGCTCTGGATACTGTAAGCGTAACTTATCGTATGAACATTTCTTTTCGGAATTTTGCGTCATGCCAAATGCAAGTAATCCAATGGCAATTAAGGCACCCACGATTATATACGTACTACAGCCTATCAACTGCGATTGTGGTTTCGCATTAAACTTGTTTCTGCTTTCCGGAGTAAAGGTATGCTCCAAGTTTCTGGATGACCTGTTGTTCACAATACGACGGCTGCAACTTATGGGCTCTATATTGCGAGGAGACACTCTGAAACTCTCCGGTTGATAAATTGATTGCGATGAATACTCATCGCTGGTGTACACTGTCTTTGAATCATCCTCGTATTCATCATCAATAATATCCATATCTTCATCCATAGTTTCTTCAACCATGCGAATTGGATTTCTTCTGTTAACGTACGAAAGATTTAATGGAGACGacatctttaaaatattttatatcaatatatataGAGCTTatgataaaaagtaataaatatacgATCGAAGTAATACACTACGGGTAAGtaccaaacaatatttttttgtatcttttttGAGCCGGCAAATAATTTGTGATGCCagagaaatgaaatttaacAACACAggtataaaatggatatatggATGGATATAAAGAATACAGATATTAAATAATTGTAGCCAATTTAAGGTGGACGTTGCATACGGACTTAGAAATATATTCGAACTACCGAACACCAATTTGTAACGTTATCGAACTCCGTCTGAAAATCTCAACTgaagtttaaatatttaagttttaaaatttaacgtaTTTGAGTACAAAGaagtaaatgaaatgaatattaGCTCAAAGCAACTGAACCCATACCCAGTTAATATGGAACTCATTTAAGCAACTGACAACACTGCTAATCCAAGAATAATATAAACACGATTTTAATTAAAGGAGGCTAGTAAAATGTCAAAAAGAAAGAGCTAAAACTCCGAGGCTACAgaacaaaaaactgttaaatcaagttaaaaaaatagtaatctgGTCACACTAATCACCAATTGCCCTAGTGTGTCGTcacgaaaatcagctgatattgtcaaattcgctgagagtaaAGTAGCGGTACCATGATCGGCGCCAccttattattctctccatcgtgctGCTAATTCAAGGGTAGATAAACGGTTGAAAAAGAAATCGTGAGGTGCCAGAAATAAGGCGcctaaaataataaagaaaacatttcGTTTTTAAGTTAATGGGAAAATACCAATTGCgagcattttacaaaaaatttggaTGAACGGTTTTATAGCCTCATTTACCTTGCGAATTACTAATAAATCGTTATAGTGAAGGTATCATTAAGCTTTGAATTTCTACTCTAGACGAAAGTAagttctttgaaaattttaatgaacttgtgaatattttcattaagtat
This genomic window contains:
- the LOC129240379 gene encoding uncharacterized protein LOC129240379, with product MSSPLNLSYVNRRNPIRMVEETMDEDMDIIDDEYEDDSKTVYTSDEYSSQSIYQPESFRVSPRNIEPISCSRRIVNNRSSRNLEHTFTPESRNKFNAKPQSQLIGCSTYIIVGALIAIGLLAFGMTQNSEKKCSYDKLRLQYPEQGDKLWRTISISIEHIINGRSKKPAVYLFLHQGGKATQNLVRDIAAQASHCFGEKFQLVEMSKNDFTSPSAIADYGYAIEEFKKKIKRGRVALIVNLNEIPAEAARALHTICDTYSPIAEELVIFLTLVPHSTNGNPVANAENTLMKLWGSLKHSDLDALITRVTDEVIALNSI